Proteins from one Podarcis raffonei isolate rPodRaf1 chromosome 1, rPodRaf1.pri, whole genome shotgun sequence genomic window:
- the ANKRD13D gene encoding ankyrin repeat domain-containing protein 13D isoform X2, with translation MLDPRGRTPLELAVCLGNLESVRVLLRHNASVGQENANGWTVLQEAVSTGDPEMVQLVLQYRDYQRATQRLGGIPELLNKLRRAPDFYVEMKWEFTSWVPLVSKICPSDVYRVWKRGENLRVDTTLLGFEHMTWQRGRRSYIFKGEDENAVVMEVDHDKQVVYTETLSLALHEPELMLAAMQPSEEHVASRLTSPIVSTHLDTKNIAFERNKSGIWGWRSEKMENISGYEAKVYSASNVELVTKTRTEHLSDQDKTRNKGSKTPFQSFLGIAQQHAAQNGAPVLQSASPTNPTSITPEEYFDPNFNLESRNIGRPIEMSNKVQRFKATLWLCEDHPLSLVEQVTPIIDLMAISNAHFAKLRDFITLKLPPGFPVKIEIPLFHVLNARITFSNLCGCDEPLSSVRICTPTHTPESTEEPTAGAEAANNTKVYPFPCEVDPSVFEVPQGYTMLGAGRTEPMRDEDDDLLQFAIQQSLLDAGTETDQVTIWEALTNTRPGSNPPSYDEELQLERAIQESMFLQAGPGLSPVESGGGNGGAPPPESSPPLSTNGGGSSALPPPYPSFDEQLRLAMELSSREQEERERQRREEDEELQRILQLSLTEK, from the exons ATGCTGGACCCACGAGGCCGAACGCCCCTGGAGCTGGCCGTGTGCCTGGGGAACCTGGAATCCGTCCGGGTGCTGTTGCGACACAATGCCAGTGTGGGCCAGGAGAATGCCAATGGCTGGACAG tcctgcaggaggcagtaagCACAGGGGACCCAGAGATggtacagctggtgctccagTATCGCGATTACCAGCGGGCCACACAGCGCCTAGGCGGTATCCCAGAATTGCTCAACAAACTGCGCAGA GCTCCTGATTTCTACGTGGAGATGAAGTGGGAGTTTACCAGCTGGG TGCCCCTGGTCTCCAAGATATGCCCAAGTGACGTGTACCGGGTGTGGAAGCGTGGGGAAAACTTGCGGGTTGACACCACCTTGCTGGGCTTTGAGCACATGACCTGGCAGCGGGGCCGCCGCAGCTACATCTTTAAAGGCGAAG ATGAGAATGCTGTGGTGATGGAGGTTGACCACGACAAGCAGGTGGTGTACACTGAAACGTTGTCTCTAGCCTTGCATGAGCCGGAGCTGATGCTGGCTGCCATGCAGCCTTCCGAGGAGCACGTGGCCAGCCGGCTCACTTCGCCCATCGTCTCCACCCACCTGGATACCAAGAACATTGCCTTTGAGcg GAACAAGTCTGGCATCTGGGGCTGGCGCTCTGAGAAGATGGAAAACATCAGCGGCTATGAAGCCAAG GTTTACAGTGCCAGCAACGTGGAGCTTGTCACCAAAACCCGTACTGAGCACCTGTCAGATCAGGACAAGACACGCAACAAAG GTTCTAAGACTCCATTCCAGTCCTTCCTGGGAATTGCCCAGCAGCATGCTGCCCAGAATGGG GCTCCTGTGCTGCAGTCAGCCAGTCCAACCAACCCAACGTCTATTACCCCTGAGGAATACTTTGACCCCAACTTCAACCTGGAGTCCCGCAATATTGGCCGCCCTATTGAGATGTCCAACAAGGTGCAGAG GTTCAAGGCCACTCTGTGGCTCTGCGAGGACCATCCCCTCTCCCTGGTGGAGCAGGTGACGCCCATTATTGACCTGATGGCTATCAGCAACGCCCACTTTGCCAAGCTGCGTGACTTCATCACCCTCAAGTTACCTCCTGGCTTCCCTGTCAAAATCG aaATCCCTCTCTTCCACGTGCTGAATGCCCGGATCACTTTTAGTAACTTGTGCGGCTGTGATGAGCCGCTGAGCTCAGTGCGAATCTGTactcccacccacaccccagaGAGCACCGAGGAGCCGACTGCTGGGGCAGAGGCAGCCAACAACACCAAAG tgtACCCTTTCCCCTGCGAGGTGGACCCATCAGTTTTTGAGGTGCCCCAGGGCTATACAATGTTGGGCGCAGGTCGTACAGAGCCCATGCGGGACGAGGATGATGACCTGCTCCAGTTCGCCATTCAGCAGAGCCTCTTGGATGCTGGCACAGAGACAGACCAG GTGACCATCTGGGAAGCTCTGACCAACACACGGCCAGGATCCAATCCTCCGTCCTATGATGAGGAGCTACAGCTGGAACG GGCTATCCAGGAGAGCATGTTCCTTCAGGCGGGGCCAGGCCTGAGCCCAGTGGAGTCTGGAGGTGGCAACGGAGGCGCTCCTCCTCCCGAGAGCAGCCCACCTCTCAGCACCAATGGGGGTGGCTCCTCGGCCTTGCCCCCGCCCTACCCCAGCTTTGACGAGCAGCTGCGCTTGGCCATGGAGCTGTCTTCGAgggagcaggaggagagggagcgCCAACGCCGCGAGGAGGACGAGGAGCTGCAGCGCATCCTCCAGCTCTCTCTGACGGAGAAGTAG
- the ANKRD13D gene encoding ankyrin repeat domain-containing protein 13D isoform X1: MARITDAFPLHLLVWHNRHQALDSELRKGQHDIEMLDPRGRTPLELAVCLGNLESVRVLLRHNASVGQENANGWTVLQEAVSTGDPEMVQLVLQYRDYQRATQRLGGIPELLNKLRRAPDFYVEMKWEFTSWVPLVSKICPSDVYRVWKRGENLRVDTTLLGFEHMTWQRGRRSYIFKGEDENAVVMEVDHDKQVVYTETLSLALHEPELMLAAMQPSEEHVASRLTSPIVSTHLDTKNIAFERNKSGIWGWRSEKMENISGYEAKVYSASNVELVTKTRTEHLSDQDKTRNKGSKTPFQSFLGIAQQHAAQNGAPVLQSASPTNPTSITPEEYFDPNFNLESRNIGRPIEMSNKVQRFKATLWLCEDHPLSLVEQVTPIIDLMAISNAHFAKLRDFITLKLPPGFPVKIEIPLFHVLNARITFSNLCGCDEPLSSVRICTPTHTPESTEEPTAGAEAANNTKVYPFPCEVDPSVFEVPQGYTMLGAGRTEPMRDEDDDLLQFAIQQSLLDAGTETDQVTIWEALTNTRPGSNPPSYDEELQLERAIQESMFLQAGPGLSPVESGGGNGGAPPPESSPPLSTNGGGSSALPPPYPSFDEQLRLAMELSSREQEERERQRREEDEELQRILQLSLTEK, from the exons ATGGCCCGCATCACAGACGCCTTCCCCCTGCACCTGCTCGTCTGGCACAACCGGCACCAGGCGCTGGACAGCGAGCTGCGCAAGGGACAG CACGATATTGAGATGCTGGACCCACGAGGCCGAACGCCCCTGGAGCTGGCCGTGTGCCTGGGGAACCTGGAATCCGTCCGGGTGCTGTTGCGACACAATGCCAGTGTGGGCCAGGAGAATGCCAATGGCTGGACAG tcctgcaggaggcagtaagCACAGGGGACCCAGAGATggtacagctggtgctccagTATCGCGATTACCAGCGGGCCACACAGCGCCTAGGCGGTATCCCAGAATTGCTCAACAAACTGCGCAGA GCTCCTGATTTCTACGTGGAGATGAAGTGGGAGTTTACCAGCTGGG TGCCCCTGGTCTCCAAGATATGCCCAAGTGACGTGTACCGGGTGTGGAAGCGTGGGGAAAACTTGCGGGTTGACACCACCTTGCTGGGCTTTGAGCACATGACCTGGCAGCGGGGCCGCCGCAGCTACATCTTTAAAGGCGAAG ATGAGAATGCTGTGGTGATGGAGGTTGACCACGACAAGCAGGTGGTGTACACTGAAACGTTGTCTCTAGCCTTGCATGAGCCGGAGCTGATGCTGGCTGCCATGCAGCCTTCCGAGGAGCACGTGGCCAGCCGGCTCACTTCGCCCATCGTCTCCACCCACCTGGATACCAAGAACATTGCCTTTGAGcg GAACAAGTCTGGCATCTGGGGCTGGCGCTCTGAGAAGATGGAAAACATCAGCGGCTATGAAGCCAAG GTTTACAGTGCCAGCAACGTGGAGCTTGTCACCAAAACCCGTACTGAGCACCTGTCAGATCAGGACAAGACACGCAACAAAG GTTCTAAGACTCCATTCCAGTCCTTCCTGGGAATTGCCCAGCAGCATGCTGCCCAGAATGGG GCTCCTGTGCTGCAGTCAGCCAGTCCAACCAACCCAACGTCTATTACCCCTGAGGAATACTTTGACCCCAACTTCAACCTGGAGTCCCGCAATATTGGCCGCCCTATTGAGATGTCCAACAAGGTGCAGAG GTTCAAGGCCACTCTGTGGCTCTGCGAGGACCATCCCCTCTCCCTGGTGGAGCAGGTGACGCCCATTATTGACCTGATGGCTATCAGCAACGCCCACTTTGCCAAGCTGCGTGACTTCATCACCCTCAAGTTACCTCCTGGCTTCCCTGTCAAAATCG aaATCCCTCTCTTCCACGTGCTGAATGCCCGGATCACTTTTAGTAACTTGTGCGGCTGTGATGAGCCGCTGAGCTCAGTGCGAATCTGTactcccacccacaccccagaGAGCACCGAGGAGCCGACTGCTGGGGCAGAGGCAGCCAACAACACCAAAG tgtACCCTTTCCCCTGCGAGGTGGACCCATCAGTTTTTGAGGTGCCCCAGGGCTATACAATGTTGGGCGCAGGTCGTACAGAGCCCATGCGGGACGAGGATGATGACCTGCTCCAGTTCGCCATTCAGCAGAGCCTCTTGGATGCTGGCACAGAGACAGACCAG GTGACCATCTGGGAAGCTCTGACCAACACACGGCCAGGATCCAATCCTCCGTCCTATGATGAGGAGCTACAGCTGGAACG GGCTATCCAGGAGAGCATGTTCCTTCAGGCGGGGCCAGGCCTGAGCCCAGTGGAGTCTGGAGGTGGCAACGGAGGCGCTCCTCCTCCCGAGAGCAGCCCACCTCTCAGCACCAATGGGGGTGGCTCCTCGGCCTTGCCCCCGCCCTACCCCAGCTTTGACGAGCAGCTGCGCTTGGCCATGGAGCTGTCTTCGAgggagcaggaggagagggagcgCCAACGCCGCGAGGAGGACGAGGAGCTGCAGCGCATCCTCCAGCTCTCTCTGACGGAGAAGTAG